A DNA window from Calliphora vicina chromosome 1, idCalVici1.1, whole genome shotgun sequence contains the following coding sequences:
- the LOC135963643 gene encoding tigger transposable element-derived protein 3-like: MPKAVLSIKEKVNVIEIHKNEKLSVRELAKKCKISKTQAACIVKNKDQILKLWDTNVNPERKKSMLSPKGLCIDKLCYEWFVKARNKAIPLSGTLIRSKAKEIAENMNFADFSASSGWLERFKKRHNISFRTISGEAASVNQNDVINFT; encoded by the coding sequence ATGCCTAAAGCTGTGTTGagtattaaagaaaaagttaatgtcattgaaatacataaaaatgaaaaacttagtGTACGCGAGTTAGCAAAAAAATGTAAGATCAGCAAAACTCAAGCTGCTTGCATTGTAAAAAACAAagaccaaattttaaaattgtgggACACTAATGTCAATCCAGAGAGAAAAAAGAGTATGTTAAGTCCAAAGGGTCTTTGCATTGATAAATTGTGCTACGAATGGTTTGTGAAGGCTCGAAATAAAGCTATTCCTCTGTCGGGCACTCTTATAAGAAGCAAAGCTAAAGAAATTGCAGAAAATATGAATTTCGCCGATTTTAGTGCATCATCTGGCTGGCTTGAAAGGTTCAAAAAACGACATAACATATCCTTCCGTACAATTTCTGGAGAAGCTGCTAGTGTAAACCAAAATGATGtcataaattttacataa